DNA sequence from the Liolophura sinensis isolate JHLJ2023 chromosome 1, CUHK_Ljap_v2, whole genome shotgun sequence genome:
TGAAAACTATCCGAGTATTTGGAAAGACATGAACCATTAACTGAAACAAGAGTAGCGTAAACTATGAAAAAGattttatgaagaaagtttgGTGCACGTTTTCTATGGCCGTTAAGTCTGATCCATTCCGTAGAAGTAATGGTCTCAGAGTACCGTTAATCGTCTGAACCATTCCGCAGAAGTAATGGTCTAAGAGTACCCGTAATCGTCTGATCCAGTCCGTAGAAATAATGGTCTAAGAGTACCCGTAATCGTCTGATCCAGTCCGTAGAAGTAATGGTCTAAGAGTACCCGTAATCATCTGATCCAGTCCGTAGAAGTAATGGTCTAAGAGTACCCTAATCGTCTGATCCAGTCCGTAGAAATAATGGTCTAAGAGTACCCTAATTGTCTGATCCAGTCCGTAGAAGTAATGGTCTAAGAGTACCCGTAATCGTCTGATCCAGTCCGTAGAAGTAATGGTCTAAGAGTACCCGTAATCGTCTGATCCAGTCCGTAGAAGTAATGGTCTAAGAGTACCCGTAATCGTCTGATCCAGTCCGTAGAAGTAATGGTCTCAGAGTACCCGTAATCGCCTGATCCAGTCCGTAGAAATAATGGTCTAAGAGTACCCTAATTGTCTGATCCAGTCCGTAGAAGTAATGGTCTAAGAGTTACATAAGTTCCATTCCTGCCGCTCTTAAAAGAATATACAACAAATAATGTAGTCTTAATTACTGAGAAAGAAACAGACCCAAACGGCCacaatggtcgtgggtttcccctgggctctgccctgtttccacccaccataatgctggccgccgtagtataagtgaaatattcttgagtaccgcgtaaaacatcaatcaaataaagcaaATTTTTACATGCTATTAAGCCCCGTTAAAGTCTAACTTGAAGTGTAAAAATGTAACCAGTTTAGCTTTGGTTACAAAACTAGCATTAGTGCCACCCGCGGAAGGCGTTGTGCACCTGAGCTATTCAATATGCCAACGTAAACGTATAATCTCGCTTGGCAAATGCGGGTCTTCAGTTTTTTCACAACCCTTAAATAGTGCCACTCTCCATAATCGTCAGATCCATATACCGGAGAAGAAATGATTTTAGAACTGTATTTACACCAGTTGTATTTGAAGTGAAAGAAATGGGGTCTTTTGTCATACATACCCAAAATGACTCAAATATATGGTCGgatatatactacatgtaggcctatagggtATAATATAAATGGCCTTGCTGACAAACCTGCTATTGGCATTGGCCTAAAATTGATCTTTGCACTTCAAGAGGAACTAGGTTTTGTCGTAAATCTGTTTGATTGAAAAAGAGCGTGTATTTATTCTGGTGCGACACCAGTAAGTTACAAGTAGTTCACTGGAAACTCAGTTTACTAGAGAGACGAATAAGTTGCTGAGGACTACAAAAATACCGATGTTCGAGAGGACTCACTTAGTGGGTTCCGTGTCACAATCTCTCTATATCTTACAGCAGAGTACTATGGggtaaatttataaattatgcATTCTCCTAGCTCCTTGGACTTTGTATTGCCATATTACAAAACTGGGACAGATTTGCTGTTGTGTATATTGGGAAAATAGCGATAAGAATGCTGATGGTTTGTAATCAAGCTTTTATAGGCCATAGGATTGTGATATAAACGCAAAACACAAGACAAACAAAGCAGTGACAAATATATGGACATAATAAAATGAGCTCTGAgagtaaaaaaattattttgaagatGCTCTGTAGGACTACATTGTGTCATCTGAGGAGAAGCGAATATAATCAAGGGACGTCACTCTAAAAGACCGCAAAGTCAAACGTTGTCTCCCTTTAACCAGATTAATCAACGTATATTACGTATATCTAACCACTAATGCTGACTATGGCGATAAACTTTAATGTCAGGTAAATAGAACTACCTGTGGATGAGGATGCGAAACCCCTAAAAAAGCTCTTTATGCATTGGTTAAAATGATTCAGTTAGTTATGTAAGCTATTATATGGAATGATGGGATGAAAGAGGTTTAAATACACATTGGAAACATTTCAACAGTATCAAAGAAACACTTGAAACCAACTTACGTTAAATTAATGTAAAACCTGTACTATAAAAACATGACGTCGTTTGCTACCAAACCTTTCCATACCAAAATCTCCTGTTCTAAGCATGCCATTGTGCTGCGGACTGGATTGTTAACAGGTCTAagcgtatatacatgtagaatcaaaTGTAGGTTTCCACCGAGATCATATtattaagcaaaaaaaaaccgATTAAGCCATATCTCTGCCCCACAAATCACATTAAATGCAAAATATTAATAGACCTTCCCATAAACCAGCTATAGTAGATTTGCTTTAGATAATTTTTGGGAGaagtttattacatgtgataCCAAGGGTACAGCACATGAACAGGCAGGCAAGGATGAAGTTAaaaatttttattgaaaatgtttacatgacGTTAAAGAATACGGACCGACGAATGTATAAAGTTATAGAATTAGGGTGAAAATTTTAGCATTTCGTAATAGAGCACTGCCCGATACAAAACATGGATTTTTAACTTTATAGTTTTTATTTCGACTTATTTTGGCCAAAAGTCAACTGTTTGAAACgagtttaaaatttgatttgagtCAGCTGACTGCTATTTTCAACTTGATCTCAGATCCCGAGTTCTGCATAGTGTGTAAACAGTGAGTGAGAGATGTGTCCATGGTAGTGCCCATGATGTGCCCATGACAGTGCCCATGATGTGCCCAAGATAGTGCCCATGACAGTGCCCATGATGTGCCATGAGTTAACTACAGTGAGGATGAAATAAAATAGGTTAGGACGATCATCCTGATAGGGGCTATTTAGTACGCATGTCCTCATCTCGAtttcaagggagataaacaGTAGCACAGATATCAGCCAATTTCGAGTACTTCAAGGGATTGCTTTGCATGGGCTCGGAtaagtaattttattttctttattggCAACATAATTTGCACAAAACAATATAATTTTGAAAagttaataaaatacatatgaCACGTGAACTGAGCAGAATCCTAGGCTTTTGCTCAGCGTTACAATGTTGTACACGTAACATAGGCATGAAAGGCCACGAGCTTTTGTTTGCTTACTGTATGACGCGATTTGTGCATGCGCACTGATGCGTTATCAAAACTAGGATAAGGCTTATAGCCTGCTGAGATGCCAGTCCATGCCTTGTTTCAACACAGCTTAATAACATGTAAACTTacatcataaaatacatgtacactgcaaaCGAAATAGTTCTTACCTGCAAGTTATCACAATAATAATGATGATTAGCAATAAAAGAATTCCTCCTGCGACAGAAACTCCAATGATAAATGCTGAAAAGGATGGAAAAAGATATTGGCCTATGTAAGACATTTGAGACAGTGAAGTGTACAGAAGCTAGAACACAATATATTTCTACAGACAACTCTAATAATTAAGACTGAAAGAGAATTGAAGGAGAAATGTACGTAAAATTAGCGCAGAGGACAGAGAAACGTCCAGTTATCTGTATCACTATAACTTCACCAAAAGGAAAGGGCTATCTCTCTTGAATCGAGACAAATCTGTcatgaatgtatgcatgtatgtatacatgcagagcAAGAAAAAAACTGGACAAAAAGAGAATTATTCACTTACCTTTGCTTTCTAATATGGACACATCTTCCTCTCCAGGATTGGCTATACCTTCAAACGGTATGGTACCGTTATTACAGACAATCTCTACCTCGTTGACACCTGAAAGGGATATACAGATACGTAGTTACGGTTACGGTGTGTGATTACGGTATGTAGTTATTTACTTATAGCTACATTAGCTACATTATGTAGATATGTACTTATGGTGAagttatgtacatataagtcACGGTGTGTAGTTACGGTATACGGATATACGTACATGAGGCACAAGTTACGACATGTAGCTACAGTATGCAGTTACCATAtgtgtttagttacaagatgcgTAGTTACAGTATACTCACGTGAAGTTGGGATAGAATAGTGGACACAGTATTCAGTCTGAGGTTTGGACTTGTCGTGCATGAACTCCACCGTGATGGGGTTGCCGCTGTTGATGGCGTACTTTTGGCTGAATATCGGACAACTGGTGCCGTTTCGTCGGCGGGTGTGTCGGAATATGTTAATCCTGAGGTTACACGTCGCCTCGTACAACCGACGCGATGACTCCGGGTGGAGCGGTGTCACCGACAACGCAACGTCCTGGTCCGTACTGTTCTTCGGTATGACCCGGCAACTGCAGTTACCAGTGCTCTGATCGCCGCCCGTTACCAGTAAACCCGTGGGTTGCCGTAACGTGATGTGCTGACACACGTGAGGGACTGAAGAGGTAAACAGAACACCCAGTATTAGTGACAGACTGTCTGACTGATTAATAGATTTGACTGATTATCCGCTATAACTCATCACTTCGATCTACATGTAGTCCCCATTTTGAGTTGCTGGATGTCAACTGGATCAAAGGTAGAGAATGGCCGCACACTTCTAACCTAGACTTAATCAGTTGATCTTCCACATGGATAACCTCTACTGATCCACTTGCAGACTTGCCATCTAGccgaggtgtgggttcaaacccgaccttGAACAATGAGTTTGTAGATTCCTTCATTGCTCTCACTTGAAGTCAATAAGCGGTTGAAGACGCTCGTGTGCACCGTTTGCACCTTCTATAACGTCCCTTCAAaaattgtcttccaccaatgagGTGCGCATATTTGTACAGTACGTTACATGAGAAAGTTtgccaataacttgccaaaaatcTGTGGTTTATCCGTGAACTCCCATTCCCCCCAtggcccataaaactgaccatcataatataaatgaaaaaatcgtGAGTTtgacattaaataaaaaatcaaatagtATTCCATGGTATCTAATAGATGTGTCAAGACATTTTCTCTGcgttgtgtattttatttatttatttatttatttatttgattggtgttttaggcctactcaaggatatttcacctaCAGCGTTATAACGTTGTGTATGTTAAGTGTACAAAACATTACATTACCCTATCGGACATTAAGTCTATCGGATACCATGACATAGCCGTGGAAGCTATAGGCTATCTGATATCTCTATCATTCGTCTGCTCCAATcttattatttatgtcaaaCGTTATGACATAAACCTGTACAGGTGCAATTATTATTCAGTGCCCAGGCCTTGTATAATATCCTGGGCAAAATCACCTATATGGTATACAGGCAGAGTGAGCCACGGCAAATAAGTCTACATCTACCGTACATATCTAACCTCACAGATGTCACCGCCATAAACATAGTAAAGATAACATGATTTGCTTGTCACTCGAGGCGAGCGATATTGTTACAAGGgttacaagggagataaccgtgacatttaaacatatggaaaatataaatatgcagCAAAAGCCATGTGTTAATATATCACATCCTTGGGCTTCTATATGTTCCTGAGTGAGGACGTGAACTTAACTGTGCATTGATTCAGATGAAGCATTTACAGGTGAATTGATTATAACCTGTAAGATAAATGCGCTTATGCAGATTGATTCATttcttgtttaacaccatgctcaaaACATTTCCGGCTACTAAGGTAgaggtcagttttgtgggtggaggaaactggagtattAAGAGAGAAATTACTGGCGAATAGAAAGCAATTCGAGGCAATTTATTACCGTCAAAATAAGGCGATTTCTTTAGGAAAAGTTTACTTACGGTCATGTTTTGCTTCACTGCATTTCGTTTGGGCGCCAACTGCTGTAAACAAACAAGACGTTGTGTGAGTTAAAGTTGCAAGCAACTGAGCAATTTAGATTTTATATATTGTGCCTTTGCGAAGTACAGTTAGTAACTATATTACCATGTCCAGAATATGCCAAACTTCAAGTCTTTAATAATATGCCTGCATTGAAATGGACTATTGAGAATaactaaaaatgcattttgagtTTTTGCAATGACTAGAACATTTGAAATCACGTTCAGTTCAGACACTCATGTTGCCAGTTGTGTTCAGACTGGCATTAACGTAAAGGCTAGTCTCAGAGTAGGTATATAAATTCCGACAAATGCACATAGAGGTTAAACACTTTCCATTTATCTAGGAATTAATTTCATGACCCAGCGGGGTTTGGCCCGTTACACGGTAGAAAAAGGCAGAAAACGGCGCGCATTTCTGTCAGCCGTCTGCACGTATGTGTCTCGAACTCAATCTCAATTGCCTAGACCTGCAGATCGGCGCTAAAAGTGTGGTTCAACTCAGAAACGTATTATCTGTGCAACGGCAAGTACGGGTAATTGCAGCAACGGCTACAGCAGCTGTCGCTGGCTCAGTAACGGCAACACCAGTGACATTTAACGTGCGTGAAAAGGTCATGACCCCGGTGGGAAAAGCAAGCATTGTGTGTTTAACCTGGTCTCGATTAATACCGCGAGAATACAACGACGCCCCTCCGTTGGGGTTAACTAAGTTGTCGTAATCGTTGACAACCAGCATATATCTCTTAATTATAAGCTAGGTTTATAAAATATTAAGACAAATACTTTGATTAAAAAGGTGATGAACACAATTACTagcgtcagaaaaaaaatgtaaagatatACTCCAGCAATGACTTGCACTGGGTTTTTTCtctgtctgattttttttcaacatgaacattttttctcatatagttacaatttaaaaacaaaatgttggaaCTGACCGTTAGATATTTGTTACAGGCTTTTATGAAACCACGTATTTAGTCATCTAGACTATGATTTACATTCCAGCTGTTGACAAGGTACAAAATAACAATTTGAAGCCCTTTCATAACTACTTCTggctctggctaactcacaaaTAGGCTTTTCCTCAGAGGATGGTTCCAGTGTCGTTAATATTACCATATAATGCTGCCCAGTGAACCATAAGGCATGATGGGCATCGCTTAATTCGTATTTTCACTCCTACGTACTATCGCTCCGGCGTACTATCGCTCCGATGTACTATCGCGAGGACACGAAGCATTCGAATGTGTGGATGATGGCCTTAGCACACCTCCATACATTTGTAATACAGCACAATAAAAGTTCCATATTTACTCATTGCCAATTtgggttgattgattgactgcaTTTAACGCCCTGCTCAAGGATTTTTGGCTCATATGACGGTGATCGTGTTTTTAGAGTGTAGGAAACTGTAatggtatctgacaaacctcctgacttaaaagaCGCGGctgaaacagcgagagctggattcgaaacCTCAACCTCACAGACCAACGGTGTGAGCACTCTGCGCGCCAGTGCCTTAATACTTCATCTGACCCAGGCGGTAAGCCCACCCACCCGATTTCAGAAGGAATGGTATTACAACCACCATATATATTTCCTGTTGGATATAGCGAGGATTCTGCAAGATTTTCTAtgtttataatgtacatgtaaacgtgtTGCACATATCACGAGGTACAAGCCAGGGCTGGGTCGTAAACGAAtgctatatttatatacaagcATGAGACAAGCAGCCGTTTGGCAGACTTTGTCCTTCTCCAAGTACAGCCAAGACTATATAGCCTGCAGCGAGATGCCACTGACAAAAATTAAGTTGGCAATCATCCTACTTCCTAATCAGCGAAGGTTGTAGCCTTTCATAACTCAACGCATGTTGTTTTTGTCAGCAACTGCACTGCAGTCTGTCAGTGTAGTAACATACACTCATAgccaactacatgtaaacagtgtttAGTGCGCGGACACCGATCACACGGTTTCCACTCATACGGATTCAAGCACAGTGAAAGTGTGAACTGTCTTATTACTGataaaggatatacatgtacatatacaaggtTGCATAAAAGTACCAGCATCGAATAGGTTGTTACATGGGTAGTTTTTGTTCGTAACGGGCACAGTACTTACACTATCTCAAGCTTAAGATGCAGACAGCAAGCTCACGAGGAGAACTTAAGCTCATCAGTCGGACATCAAGCTTATGATGCGGATCTCAAGCGTATGATGCGGATCTCAAGCTATGATGCGGATCTCAAGCTTTATGGTGCGGATCTCAAGCGTATGGTGCGGATCTCAAGCGTATGATGTGGATCTCAAACGTATGGTGCGGATCTAAAGCTTATGGTGCGGATCTCAATCATATGAATGCGGATCTCAAGCTTATGGTGCGGATCTCAAGCGTATGATGCGGATCTCAAGCGTATGATGCGGATCTCAAGCTTATGGTGCGGATCTCAAGCTTATGGTGCGGATCTCAAGCTTATGATGCGGATCTCAAGCGTATGATGCGGATCTCAAGCTTATGGTGCGGATCTCAAGCGTATGATGCGGATCTCAAGCGCATGATGTGGATCTCAAGCTTATGGTGCGGATCTCAAGTTTACGACCTGGGCATCAAGTTTACGAGGCGGACCTCAAACTTACCAGACCTCAAGCTGAAAAGGCCGACCTAAAGCTGAACAGGTGAATCTCAAGCTTTACAAAGCGGATCTCAAGCTTACCAGACGGACCTCACACCTACAACACGGACTCAAGCGGAAGAGGTGGACCTCAAGCTGAAGAAACCGACCTAAAGCTGAACAGGTGAAATCTCAAGCTTACAAGCAGATCTCAAGCTTACCAAGCAGATCTCAAGCTTACAAACCGGATCTCAAGCTTACAAAGCGGATCTCAAGCTTACCAGACGGACCTCACACCTGCCACACGGACTCAAGCGGAAGAGGTGGACCTCAAGCTGAAGAAACCGACCTTAAGCTAAACAGGTGAATCTCAAGCTTACCAAGCAGATTTCAAGTTTACAAAGCGGATCTCAAGCTTCCCATGCGGACCTTAAACTTAGAGGCGTACCTCGACCTTACGAGGAGGGCATCAAGTTTACCAGGCAGACTTCAAACTCACGATGCAGACCTCAGGTTTATGAGACGGACCTCGAGCTTATAAGGAGAGCATCCAGTTTACCTAGCGATCATCAACTTACTAGGCAGACATTAAACCCAGGGACCCGGTCCTCAACCTTACTATGCGGACCTCAAGCTTACGAAGAACATGCTAACATCACCAGCCACAGTTCCACATCGATACCTTTTATAAAGCCAGGCAGCGCATTAACCCTATACGCTGTTACCATCATCCTTCAACCCTGTGACTGTTATGTGTCATCGCCTTCGGTTAATTAGTTCAAAACAGAATGTATCTGTATTTA
Encoded proteins:
- the LOC135479719 gene encoding uncharacterized protein LOC135479719, with translation MEGIYYIVKMTAVLGVTSFFVTTVGAQTKCSEAKHDLPHVCQHITLRQPTGLLVTGGDQSTGNCSCRVIPKNSTDQDVALSVTPLHPESSRRLYEATCNLRINIFRHTRRRNGTSCPIFSQKYAINSGNPITVEFMHDKSKPQTEYCVHYSIPTSRVNEVEIVCNNGTIPFEGIANPGEEDVSILESKAFIIGVSVAGGILLLLIIIIIVITCRRKSQHRDDCVMTRYEPSNSKDRTSPDRGVTVVPLLKYNAMPDHMDHGPVPTPRTTSLGNSSKDYPIVPQESQKVNQQLQRYPSIKADQNDHTQIPIVLASPGRDPSDPSGKRMTYLEVDVSQVSPGAIKVKVRGAPPKTDHPQIGYKN